The stretch of DNA TCTCGGCGAAGAATTTAAACAGCAAGTCGCTGATTTCGCCTCCCGCTTCAAAGATGGGCATCTGGCCTTAACCCGATATTATGGTCCTCACGACCATAAATATCTGGAAGCACTTTCTGCACTTGCACGTGATCGCGACCTTCTGCCCGTCGCAACGAACAATATTCTCTATCATATTCCCGACCGTCGCCCCCTACAGGATGTCCTGACCTGTATTCGGAACCATACGACTGTTCAAAAAGCAGGACTTTCTTTACGCGCCAATGCAGAACGGCATCTGAAAACACCTTATGAAATCTATCGTTTATTCCCGGGGTTTCCAGATGCCGTTGCCCGAAGCGTTGAGATCGCAAGAAAATGCCGTTTTTCATTGGACGAATTAGCGTATCAATATCCGGACGAACCTTGTGGTGATAGCTCTTCACCACAAGCCGAGCTGGAACGCCTCACCTGGATTGGGGCGGAGGAGCGCTATCCTGACGGAATCCCCGAGAAGGTTCGCAACATCCTGACACATGAACTGTCTCTGATCGGTGGCCTTAATTACGCCCCCTACTTTCTGACCGTTTACGACATTGTCCGCTTTGCCAGATCTTTAACTCCCCCGATCCTCTGTCAGGGGCGCGGGTCTGCCGCCAACTCTGCGGTTTGCTATTGTCTTGGGGTGACCTCGGTGAACCCGACAGAGGTGGATCTGTTGTTCGAACGTTTTGTCTCAGCGGAGCGGGATGAGCCGCCGGATATCGATGTGGATTTCGAACATGAACGCCGAGAAGAGGTTATTCAGTACATTTACAACCGATATGGTCGCCACCGCGCGGGCCTTGCGGCAACCGTTGTTACCTACCGTACCCGCAGTGCTGTCCGAGAGGTCGGCAAGGCCATGGGTCTTTCAGAAGATGTGGTGGCTGCCCTCGCCAGCAATGTATGGGGGCATAGTTCTACTGGATTAAGCTGGGAAGATGCGGCCCGGATCGGAATTGGTAAGGGCGACAAAACGGTTAGTCAAACCTTACAACTCAGTCAGATGCTTATTGGGTTTCCCCGGCACCTGTCGCAACATGTAGGTGGCTTTGTCATTACACGCGACCCTCTTATTGATCTGTCTCCCATTTCCAATGCGGCCATGGAGAACCGAACGGTTGTTGAGTGGGATAAGGATGATCTGGATGCCTTGGGGATTTTGAAGATTGATGTCCTCTCCCTTGGGATGTTGACCTGTATTCGCAAAGCTTTTGACCTTCTGGAAGATCATTATCATTACCCTATGTCATTGGCTGGTATCCCCCGCGATGACGCCCCCACATATGACATGATCCAGAAAGCAGATACAGTTGGTGTTTTCCAAATTGAAAGCCGGGCGCAAATGTCCATGCTGCCCCGCCTGCGACCTGAAAACTTCTATGATCTGGTAATTGAGATCGCCATCGTTCGCCCCGGCCCTATCCAGGGCGACATGGTGCATCCTTACCTTCGGCGCAGGCAAGGGTTGGAAGAGGTCACATATCCATCTGAAGAATTGCGATCCGTCCTTGAGAAAACCAAAGGTGTTCCGTTGTTTCAGGAACAGGCCATGCAGATCGCTATGGTCGGTGCGGGTTTTACCGCCGAAGAAGCCGATGGACTTCGCCGCGCCATGGCAACCTTCAAACGCACTGGTGATATCGGTAATTTCAAAGAGAAGTTTTTGAACGGCATGACATCTCGCGGGTATGAGCCTGAATTTGCGGATCAATGCTTCCGGCAGATTGAAGGGTTCAGTGATTATGGTTTTCCCGAAAGTCATTCCGCCAGCTTTGCCCTGCTTGCCTATGCTTCCGCCTGGCTTAAATGCCATTACCCTGATGTCTTTTGCGCAGCTATCCTAAATTCACAGCCAATGGGTTTTTATTCCGCGGCCTCTTTGGTGCGGGATTTCCGGGAACATGGCGGTACGGTTCTCGCGGCTGACATTAATTTCAGTCATTGGGATAATATGCTGGAACCTTCTGAGGAAGAAACGGGAGTTCATATCCCGGTCAGGCTTGGATTTCGGCAAATCAGTGGCTTTAGAGCAGAAGAAGCAGGCAAACTCCTTGTCGCCCGCCTTGACGGGTTTGACAGCATCAGAGATCTTTATTTTCGTGCTGGATTGGAGATGCGTTCTCTTGAACTGCTCGCGGGGGCAGATGCGTTTCGGTCCATTGGCCTTGACAGGCGGGAAGCTCTTTGGGCTGTGAAAGGACTGTCAGGACAAGGTAAAGGTCGCGCGGCACCAGAAGACCTACCGCTGTTTGCCTCCGCCCGCGCCGAAAAAGAAGCTTTACAAAAAGAAGCTGAAATGCGGCTTCCGTCCATGCCACTTGGGCAACATGTGGTGGAAGATTATGCCACCTTAAGATTATCCTTGAAAGCTCACCCTATTTCTTTTCTAAGGGACTCACTCCGGCCCAAAGGGGTGATTACAACCGAAAACCTGCAGCGCGTTAAAAATGGACAGCGGGTGAATGTGGCGGGTTTGATCCTGGCCCGGCAGCGTCCGGGGACTGCCGCCGGTGTTATCTTCATGACATTGGAAGATGAAACCGGAACCGCCAACGTCATTGTCTGGCCCAAGAAATTCGAAATTTATCGGCGTGTTGTGCTTTCCGCCCGCGTTGTCAGAATTGAAGGAGAAATCCAAACGGAGCAAAATGTAATCCACCTGATCACCCATCATATGGAAGACCTTAGCCATCGGCTTTCTGAATTGATGGAGGAAGCGCCGGAAAAACCAACCATCAAGCAGGAAACTATGAAGCCAAATCTGTGGCGTCATCCTCGCACCACCCAAGTGATGCCAAAGGGGAGAAATTTTCACTAAATGCCTCCGCCCCTACAAAAACAAATACAAACCGGCCCCATGGATTGCTAGTATCTGAAGATCTTAATTCAGCTTCCAAGTGATCATGTTATCGCCGATTAATTTTGTCAGACAGCGGATTGAAAAGGAAATCTTCAATCACACCGGCATTACCCTGAAAGGGGTGAGCTATGACATGCCCAAAGGTGATCCGGGACTTTTTGGCCCGGACAGTGCCTGCTGGCAGGTTCATCGGGATTTCACCTCTATGCTGTCCGGCGGGTTTTCTGCATTGCTGCTGCAAATGCTGCATCCGCTTGCCCTTGCGGGTGTCTGGGACCATTCCAACTTTCGCGACGATATGCTTGGACGCCTAAAACGTACCGCCCAATTTGTTGCTGCCACCACCTTTGGCAACACAGAAGATGCCAATACCCTTATTGCCAAAGTGCGGGCAATCCACGAAAAAGTCGAAGGGCTTGCGCCCGATGGCCGCCCTTACAGCGCGATGGATCCCGAATTATTATCCTGGGTGCATGTGGCTGAATCTTATAGTTTCTTAAATGCCCGACAGCTTTTCTTCACGCCCAAACTCTCCCCGGCTGATCAGGATCGGTATTTTAAAGAATATGCCCATGTGGCACGAGAATTGGGCGCAGAAAATGTTCCGACAAGCGTTAAGGAAATTGAAGAGTATTTGCAGAAGAAAATCCCGGAACTGGTTTATGACGACAGAACCGCAGAGGTTTTCCAAATACTGTCGCGCCCCAATGTGGGAAACGAACTTCAACGATTTTATGCACGGCAAGCCATGGCTGCGGCTTATTATCTGCTCCCCGATTTTGCGAAAGATCTATATCCTGATGTTAGTCTTCACCGCCAAATGCGCGGTATCAAATCACTGAAGACAATTGCCCCCATGTTAAGATGGTCGGTTAGAAATGGTGCCTACGCCCGCGCCCTCAGACGCCTTGGCAGAGAACCTTAACCTAACGCGACAATCCGAGAAATGTCCCACCGCTGCGTTTGGCAACTTCCCTCATCAGGGTCGCAAACCGGCCTGTATTGCCAACAGACATAAATCCAATTGCGTGAATTTTTGCAAGCGGTTTACCGCTCACCCGGTTTGTATTCAGCTTCTCCAGCTGGTCAATGACGGTGCCGTAGGAAGCACCGCTATATTCATCGCCAATGATGTAAATGGAAAGAGAGGAAGAAGGGTTCGCATACTTCTTCAACGCAACGCCAAGGCCTTCTACCGGGCTACTGTTGGAATTAATCCGCCAATTAGACAGGAGCTTAAAAACATTTTTTCGGCGGCCATCTGTATCTGGTATCCACTTGCCATTATAGGCAGACACCAGATGCAGTCCGTTATCATTCAGGATTTGAAACCCCTTAACTTTGGGATGGATTTCCAAAACCTTCTGCATCTCCGACATGACACGTCCCCAAATGGACTGCATACTGCCCGAGGTATCCACAATGAAGAGAACATAATCACTATCAACGGGAATGCCACCAACCTCGTCATCTCGTTTCTTGGTGTTCGACGATGGACTAATGCTCGCTCTGTTAAGCGACTCTTCTACCAGCGCAAGACCTTCCAAACTGTCTTTTGCTTCAGCTGTTTTCTTGACCGCGTCAGATTTTGATCTGGCAAGAGCCGCACTCTTATCGGCACCTGCACTTAAAGCAGATTCCGTTTTTGCCACCTCATCTGATTTATCATCAATCCGGTTCTTTAGTGTGGCGATTGTCTGTTCCAGCGCCGTGATTTCAGCAACGATTTGCTCAGCACTTTCAATAGAACTTTTGGAGACATCCTGTCCCGGCTTGGCAACCAGGATCAGCAAGACAACAGCGCCGAACCCACAGGTAATCAGATCCAGAAAGGCCAGACTGAATATCTCAGTATTTCTGTTTCTTCGTTTCATGGCCAACTCACCGCAGGGCTAATCATGAGCCCCCCTGTGGAATAGGTCCACGCCCACATTAAAGGGGCCGCTTCCGGATCTCCCTCCAAGGGCAGCAAGACCACATTTAAAGGCGTTCGCCTTGTGAAACCTGCCTTCTTAACCGTGTGGACGAAAAGCCGTGATCGACAATTTCCCGATATGGTGCTCGATTTACCGAAAAGAGCGGAACATTTTGCAAAAGGGTTCAGGCTCTTGAAATTGGAAGTTCCTTTCGTCGGCAACCCATCTGTCACCACATAGTAGTTTGTTGGCCGGCCAGATAATTTTTTTGCAGCATCCAGCGCCCCTTCTAGATTGGTGCCGCCGCTTGGCACAATCTGATCCATTTCGTCAAAGACTTGCTGAACTGATGATGTATCAGCGCCCTTAAACCAATCGGATGGCCCGATCGGGTTTACCTTCTCACTAAAGCCCAAGAAATAGGCTTCTGATCCTTTGGGAATGCGGTTGGCTAGCCATTTGACAATGCGTTTTGTCCGCTGCCATTTTGGGCCCTTCTGCTTTTCTGTATCACTGCCAGTTTTGCGCCCAATAATATCAACCAGTCTTTCATCCGTCATGGAGGCGCTTGTATCAATCAAAAAGGCTATTCGGCGACCTTCAACCTTCAATCCCATAAGGTACTCTTCTTCACCGCCTTCATCTGATTGAACGACGTCATCCTTCTTCAGGGGCGGTTTATTGATGATCCTTTCTTTGACTTCATCTACTTCCTTTTTGATGTCGTCATTGGTCTGGGATATGTCTTGCAGTTCCTTGGCAAGTTCCTGATTGTTCTGCAACAATTTCGCAAGTTCAGATTTTAGCTCGGAAAGTTTCTTTTCTTGGCCCAAGGCTTCCTTATCCAGCGCCGCTTTTTGTTCCTGCCTTGCGCCCAATTCCTTAATCAGTGCGTCGATATCGATGGGGTCTTCCTCAGGCTGCAATTTTAGAAGAATGAGAATAAGAACCGCTGCACCAAGACCGCAGGCCATGATGTCCAGAAAAGAGAGGTTAAAACCTTCTGTTTCGCGGCGACGACGCATTATGATTTACTTGCTAATTCTATTGAGCAAAAATTTCTCGCAGTAGGTCTGCGTTTGGATTAGCTGTCCATCCTGCAACCTGAGAAGCGCATGGAGTAAAAGCATAAGGATCACCGAAACACAGAGCGCAACCAATGTAGAGTTAAAGGCAACCCCGAGGCTGTCGGTCATTAACGTAATATCCCCAGCCAACGCTTCATCAGCTTGAGTAAGGGCCTGACCAATACCACGAACAGTACCGATAAAGCCGATGGACGGGATAGCCCAAATGATGAAGCGG from Sneathiella sp. P13V-1 encodes:
- a CDS encoding error-prone DNA polymerase, with product MSTGPEYAELAVTTNFSFLHGASHPDELVLTAAALGVKAIAIADRNTLAGVVRAHKEAKNHDLQIIIGCRLVMVDGFEIICLPTNKAAYSRLTRLLSQGNLRAEKGNCHLTLDDVQMHAKDQILIIMPPETLGEEFKQQVADFASRFKDGHLALTRYYGPHDHKYLEALSALARDRDLLPVATNNILYHIPDRRPLQDVLTCIRNHTTVQKAGLSLRANAERHLKTPYEIYRLFPGFPDAVARSVEIARKCRFSLDELAYQYPDEPCGDSSSPQAELERLTWIGAEERYPDGIPEKVRNILTHELSLIGGLNYAPYFLTVYDIVRFARSLTPPILCQGRGSAANSAVCYCLGVTSVNPTEVDLLFERFVSAERDEPPDIDVDFEHERREEVIQYIYNRYGRHRAGLAATVVTYRTRSAVREVGKAMGLSEDVVAALASNVWGHSSTGLSWEDAARIGIGKGDKTVSQTLQLSQMLIGFPRHLSQHVGGFVITRDPLIDLSPISNAAMENRTVVEWDKDDLDALGILKIDVLSLGMLTCIRKAFDLLEDHYHYPMSLAGIPRDDAPTYDMIQKADTVGVFQIESRAQMSMLPRLRPENFYDLVIEIAIVRPGPIQGDMVHPYLRRRQGLEEVTYPSEELRSVLEKTKGVPLFQEQAMQIAMVGAGFTAEEADGLRRAMATFKRTGDIGNFKEKFLNGMTSRGYEPEFADQCFRQIEGFSDYGFPESHSASFALLAYASAWLKCHYPDVFCAAILNSQPMGFYSAASLVRDFREHGGTVLAADINFSHWDNMLEPSEEETGVHIPVRLGFRQISGFRAEEAGKLLVARLDGFDSIRDLYFRAGLEMRSLELLAGADAFRSIGLDRREALWAVKGLSGQGKGRAAPEDLPLFASARAEKEALQKEAEMRLPSMPLGQHVVEDYATLRLSLKAHPISFLRDSLRPKGVITTENLQRVKNGQRVNVAGLILARQRPGTAAGVIFMTLEDETGTANVIVWPKKFEIYRRVVLSARVVRIEGEIQTEQNVIHLITHHMEDLSHRLSELMEEAPEKPTIKQETMKPNLWRHPRTTQVMPKGRNFH
- a CDS encoding oxygenase MpaB family protein, giving the protein MNFVRQRIEKEIFNHTGITLKGVSYDMPKGDPGLFGPDSACWQVHRDFTSMLSGGFSALLLQMLHPLALAGVWDHSNFRDDMLGRLKRTAQFVAATTFGNTEDANTLIAKVRAIHEKVEGLAPDGRPYSAMDPELLSWVHVAESYSFLNARQLFFTPKLSPADQDRYFKEYAHVARELGAENVPTSVKEIEEYLQKKIPELVYDDRTAEVFQILSRPNVGNELQRFYARQAMAAAYYLLPDFAKDLYPDVSLHRQMRGIKSLKTIAPMLRWSVRNGAYARALRRLGREP
- a CDS encoding VWA domain-containing protein — translated: MRRRRETEGFNLSFLDIMACGLGAAVLILILLKLQPEEDPIDIDALIKELGARQEQKAALDKEALGQEKKLSELKSELAKLLQNNQELAKELQDISQTNDDIKKEVDEVKERIINKPPLKKDDVVQSDEGGEEEYLMGLKVEGRRIAFLIDTSASMTDERLVDIIGRKTGSDTEKQKGPKWQRTKRIVKWLANRIPKGSEAYFLGFSEKVNPIGPSDWFKGADTSSVQQVFDEMDQIVPSGGTNLEGALDAAKKLSGRPTNYYVVTDGLPTKGTSNFKSLNPFAKCSALFGKSSTISGNCRSRLFVHTVKKAGFTRRTPLNVVLLPLEGDPEAAPLMWAWTYSTGGLMISPAVSWP